CAGGATTTGTTTTCTTTGAATTAAAGAAAGAATTAAATCATCCCCATATTTCTTTGTCTGGCTTGCCAGATAATCTTAGAAATATCGCGAGATACCGGCTTTCGGGCTGTATCGATTGAGCCTGTATAAGCAAGAGTAGTCAAATCATAGTCCTCGGTTACCCATTTTTCCAATGATGAACTGCTCTTAAAAAACCGCTCTGAATGGAAAAACCAGTCTGTTCCGCCTTTATGAAAAAAATAATTGATTCCTGTCGTCTGCAAAATATTCAACGCGGCTCCAATTGCTATTGATAAGGACGTATAAGCAAAAATATCATTGCCGGTGAGGCTGAAAGCAGGCAGCAAATTCGCTATTTGAGCCGGATTAACATCGTGAAGCTTCAGGACAGCATCAAGATATTGATAAATTTTATCTCCTGTATGATCAGTAAAACTATTCGCAAGCAAAGCACCGATCAGAAAAGTAAAAAACTTATCCTTATTCAAATTGTGTAAATACAGAAAAAGCCGCGGATAATCAAATTCTATCGGAGTTAAGTCCTTGTTCATAATATAGCTCAGCAAATCTTCGCGCAAAATATACGGGGTGTTTATACCCATTTTTTGCCTGAATTTGGAGAAAACTCCATAATCTTTACAATTTGAAGAGTTTAAACAATTATTATATGTGCCGAAGTAATCGCTTACACCTAATTTTTTAGAAATAATTCCTATGGAAACTTCAAGCGCAGTGAGATTTAACGAAGCCTCCAGACTGTATCCATGTCTTATCTGCCTGTCCACTTCTTCCACCAGATAAGTTTTTTGGGGCAAAGAAGTTTCTTTATTATAAATCCTCTGCAGATGCAAAGCGGTAGGGGTTAATTCAGTACCTATTAAGGTACCTGCTGACGTGATTATTAACGCAGGCGATGTGGCAGGTTCAGATAATGTACTGACGATTTTGTATTGCATATTTATACCTGTTTTTTTTACATTTAAGTTATCGGATAACTTTTTTAAATATTTCATGATTTCTACTAATTGCGAGTCTTAAAGGACGAGGAAGGGGTTTGATTAAACAAAACCCAATTTAGCCGAGTTATTCCAAATTTCATCCGATATATTTAATAAATAATTTAATATTAAAGGTGATTTATGCATAACAAATTAATCGGCTTAAAAAATTATCCTGACATCGTTTTAACGGACGCTATGGAAAGAGAATTAACTCAAGATTATCTGTATGCCATGCCGGGAATAAATATTTCCCTGGACACCATCGGCAAAAAGGTCAGCGGAGCCCTCACCGGCCTTTCGGAAACCTGGAAAAATTTCCGGCCATTTTCCAGAGAATACAACTTATATGACAAATGGCAGGACCGAACACCAGCGACCACAGATAATTTGGTGAAATACATTTTCCTGCTTTTTGATAATAATCCACTGCGCAAACCTCTGCCTGGTTTTTCTTTGCATAAAGAGCAGCTGGATATAAATCGAGCCGCTAAAATCATGGAAAAAATGATCTTTTCTCTTACAGAAATCAGGAAGGAACGTATTCTTTTTGTGGAAAGGTTCCGCGACATTATCTATAAGTTAACAGAGGATTCCGCTGTCTATAATAATAGCAATGATCTGGCGCTGTTTATTATTCTACTGAATAAATTTGAGGATTACTTTTTCAAAGAAATGTATCTGCCTCTGATTTTTATCAGGCTGACATCTGCCTGGTTAAAAAAACCCGACGAAAAAGAAAAAGAAATTGTGGCCAACATATTGGCAGTATGCCGACTGTTAGAAAACGAAGGTAAGATCAAAGAACTGGAAGAAAAATATATTGCCCCTGTTCTTGCTGGAACCTGCCCCTGAGCTCTCGGATAAGGATTGTTGTATTCCCGTATTCCCCTGACCCCACCTGCCTCGACGACTTGCCTAGGCGTAACTTTAGTGAAGCCGGGTGAGTTGCTCATTGACTTTAGATTTTGTAAATCATAAAATGACTATAATTAAGATTAATTCAGATGTCCGGAATAAATTGCTCTGTCATTGCGAGGAGCATTTGCGAAGAAGCCAATGACTAGAAAGTTTTAGGATAATTTGAATTAAAGAAAGGATGTTGCCATGAGTGAAAATCACAAACATCACGGTGCGTACCTGATATTAGGAGTTCTGGTCGGAGCGATCGGAGGCTTGCTTTTTGCCCCCAAAGCCGGCAAAGAAACCCGTGACTATCTGAAAAAAGCCATTACCGATTCCAAAGACATGATGGATAAAACCAAAGAGTCTGCCGAAGAACTGATCAGCAAAACCAAAGAGCAGATCGATGATATGATAGATAATGTCTCTCACAAAATTGATGAAAAAGTAAAACATCGCAAAAAAGGCGCGTAGAAAGGACTTTATATGGAATCTATAATTCAGGTGCTGACCATTATTGTAGATGTTTTAATCATTGTCTTTTTTCTGCTGTTGATTATTTTGATAGCCAGGCTCGTGTCCGCGGCAAAAAAAATATCCAAATTCGCCGGTAATATGTCCGATATTCATTTCTGGATTTCTTTACTGACCAAAGCACCCAGGCATTTCTGTAAAAAAAAAGATAAATGCTAAGCTCAGCAGAGATTCGTAAACGTTTTTTAAAATTTTTCGCTGACAATGATCATTCAGTTCAGAAAAGCGCTTCGCTGGTCCCGGAAGACCGCACAGTACTGCTGACCATTGCCGGAATGCTACCCTTCAAGCCCTATTTTCTGGGCCAGAAACCCGCGCCTTTCAAGCGGGCCACTACCGTTCAAAAATGTATTCGTACTAATGATATAGATAATGTAGGCCGCACACCCAGGCACCATACATTTTTTGAAATGCTGGGCAACTTTTCTTTTGGCGACTACTTCAAAAAGGACGCGATCATCTTTGCCTGGAAATTCCTGACAGAGGAAATGAAGATACCTAAAGACAAGCTGCATATTTCCGTTTACAAGGAAGACGATGAAGCTGCCGAACTCTGGGCTGAACACGCGGCGATTCCCAAAAACAGGATTTACCGGCTGGATAAAAATAATAATTTTTGGGAATCAGGGCCAACCGGGCCTTGCGGACCATGTTCGGAAATTTATTATGATAACGGCCCGGATGCCGAATGCGAGGATCCGGGGGATTGCGCGCCAGGCTGCGACTGTAACCGTTATGTGGAAATCTGGAACCTGGTCTTTATGCAATATAACAAAGACGAAAACGGCAAGCTCACGCCTCTGCCCAAAAAAAATATCGATACGGGTATGGGCCTGGAGCGTATCACTTCTGTGATGCAAAATGTGAAGTCCAATTTTGAAACAGACTTATTTACGCCTATTCTGAATAAAATAAAAACTTATACCAAAGAAAGCAATAAAGTATCGCTGTACGTTATCGCGGACCATATCCGCGCTTCCACCTTTATGATAGGTGACGGGATTTTTCCCGGCAATGACGGCCGGGGCTATATTCTGAAAAAAATATTGCGCAGGGCTATACGCCACGGGAGGATATTAAATATCAAAACCAATTTTCTGGCCGGCCTGGCCGAAACTGTTATCAGCGAATATGGTTCTTTTTATACCGAACTTCAGACAAATAAACAGCTCATTCTGGATATTATCGAAACCGAGGAAAGCAATTTTTCCAAAACTCTGGATTTTGGTTTGAATCTGCTTGGCCAGATCATAGCTGATAAGAAAAAAATAAACGGCGAAGACGCTTTCAAGCTTTTTGATACTTATGGCTTTCCTCTGGAACTTACCCAGGAAATCGCCAGAGAAAAAAATGTTACGGTAGATGTGGAAGGTTTTAACAAACTTATGGAGGAGCAAAAAGAACGTGCCCGTTCCAGCGCTGTATTTTATAGCAGCGAGGAAGACAAGCCCATCGGTGGCGAAGCGATAATCGCCAAAACCGAACAGGACCGCATCGAAATGGCGCGTCATCACAGCGCGACCCATTTACTGCAAGCCGCGTTACGCGATGTGCTGGGCACTCATGTTACCCAGTCGGGCTCGCTGGTTTCTCCGGAAAGACTGCGTTTTGACTTTACCCATCCCAAAGCTCTTACACCGGAACAAATTTCCGAAGTGGAAAAGCTGGTTAACTATAAAATAATGCATAATCTGCCCGTGGATATTTGCGAAAAGAGCTATGAC
The nucleotide sequence above comes from Candidatus Margulisiibacteriota bacterium. Encoded proteins:
- a CDS encoding YtxH domain-containing protein, with the protein product MSENHKHHGAYLILGVLVGAIGGLLFAPKAGKETRDYLKKAITDSKDMMDKTKESAEELISKTKEQIDDMIDNVSHKIDEKVKHRKKGA
- the alaS gene encoding alanine--tRNA ligase, producing MLSSAEIRKRFLKFFADNDHSVQKSASLVPEDRTVLLTIAGMLPFKPYFLGQKPAPFKRATTVQKCIRTNDIDNVGRTPRHHTFFEMLGNFSFGDYFKKDAIIFAWKFLTEEMKIPKDKLHISVYKEDDEAAELWAEHAAIPKNRIYRLDKNNNFWESGPTGPCGPCSEIYYDNGPDAECEDPGDCAPGCDCNRYVEIWNLVFMQYNKDENGKLTPLPKKNIDTGMGLERITSVMQNVKSNFETDLFTPILNKIKTYTKESNKVSLYVIADHIRASTFMIGDGIFPGNDGRGYILKKILRRAIRHGRILNIKTNFLAGLAETVISEYGSFYTELQTNKQLILDIIETEESNFSKTLDFGLNLLGQIIADKKKINGEDAFKLFDTYGFPLELTQEIAREKNVTVDVEGFNKLMEEQKERARSSAVFYSSEEDKPIGGEAIIAKTEQDRIEMARHHSATHLLQAALRDVLGTHVTQSGSLVSPERLRFDFTHPKALTPEQISEVEKLVNYKIMHNLPVDICEKSYDEALAEGAMALFTEKYEKKVRVVSMGDFSKELCGGTHVQRTGDIGLFKIISEGAISSGVRRIEAITGSYALSYVNQKMQVVDTLSQDYKINHQEIVQKVKTLAEENNQLLKKSLELQNQIIINKLENLKPEKIKNQDIYIAELETGADINIDAKKLMESLHQKLGHILCLFIKNKDEQKVSVFIKIDPALVNTYKLHAGNMIKELSQILEGNGGGKPDFAQGGGKNLEKIPQAITKLKDLILEKLSV